Proteins found in one Lachancea thermotolerans CBS 6340 chromosome C complete sequence genomic segment:
- the DAD1 gene encoding Dad1p (similar to uniprot|Q12248 Saccharomyces cerevisiae YDR016C DAD1 Essential protein component of the DASH complex involved in spindle integrity and kinetochore function interacts with Duo1p and Dam1p localizes to intranuclear spindles and kinetochore), giving the protein MSEKSRKGEDAAPVLSEGDKYFIEQREMILQDIGQTMDSILNNLNGLNISLENFIAVGKEFENVSELWSTFYTGISGEAEAVDTVAVNEQENLAPEE; this is encoded by the coding sequence ATGTCCGAGAAGTCTAGAAAGGGAGAGGATGCCGCCCCAGTTCTCTCAGAGGGTGACAAATATTTTATCGAACAACGAGAGATGATATTGCAAGACATAGGGCAGACAATGGACTCAATCCTGAACAACTTAAATGGGCTGAACATTTCTCTAGAGAACTTTATAGCTGTTGGGAAGGAGTTTGAAAACGTTTCTGAACTATGGAGCACTTTCTATACAGGAATCTCTGGAGAAGCCGAAGCGGTTGACACGGTTGCCGTCAACGAGCAGGAGAATCTGGCGCCTGAAGAGTAG
- the HED1 gene encoding Hed1p (some similarities with uniprot|Q03937 Saccharomyces cerevisiae YDR014W-A HED1 Meiosis-specific protein that down-regulates Rad51p-mediated mitotic recombination when the meiotic recombination machinery is impaired), which yields MSSRRSRTVGVVPHGISFAHYRPNTVHLDNLDAERSFEELQADVSLEAEESSIVRVSQDSSFQQLRGGRSLTEAKVSSNNHPELKRSQTACIPLQNSEYDSGYFGHDFERSLRAVDESRQTSAASISDLCEIETGLQCERSSSESDNRLSEGYVAICHVESAPCALGSAASGAHGCGIAGSPPCQQGTGVKPGSQPAPGSQQVTEPSSSDVLEPLGSPGDEIVLCDSRLQQNEISAAKLHTVITPMLPLDGVPSPTQAEPNSVLSCQRSVLQSPDVSVHKPLRDLINKTNHACYRTDSSKVRYKAGLSRKSSKLIPHLHDKFNK from the coding sequence ATGAGCTCTagaagatcaagaacaGTGGGGGTGGTACCTCATGGTATAAGCTTCGCGCACTACAGGCCAAATACCGTCCATCTAGACAACCTTGATGCGGAAAGGAGCTTTGAGGAACTCCAAGCAGATGTTAGCTTGGAAGCTGAGGAGAGCTCGATTGTCAGGGTTTCTCAAGATTCTTccttccagcagctccgGGGAGGCAGGAGCTTGACTGAGGCGAAAGTTAGTTCAAACAATCATCCTGAGCTGAAAAGGTCCCAAACTGCGTGTATTCCTTTGCAGAACTCGGAGTATGACTCCGGGTATTTTGGGCATGACTTTGAGCGCTCGCTGAGAGCTGTTGACGAATCGAGGCAAACCTCTGCGGCTAGTATTTCAGATTTGTGCGAAATTGAAACGGGCTTACAGTGTGAAAGATCGTCTAGTGAGAGTGATAATCGCCTTTCCGAGGGATACGTTGCCATATGCCATGTTGAAAGTGCGCCCTGCGCGCTGGGAAGCGCGGCTTCCGGCGCTCATGGTTGCGGCATTGCCGGTTCTCCTCCTTGTCAGCAAGGAACGGGAGTGAAACCTGGTAGCCAGCCAGCACCTGGATCCCAGCAGGTAACCGAACCTAGCTCTTCCGACGTACTGGAGCCCCTTGGTTCACCCGGCGATGAGATTGTCTTGTGTGATTCTCGGCTGCAACAAAACGAAATTTCTGCTGCAAAACTTCACACGGTCATCACGCCAATGCTGCCTTTGGATGGCGTGCCAAGCCCAACTCAAGCAGAGCCAAACTCTGTGCTATCGTGCCAGCGCTCTGTGTTACAGAGTCCTGATGTTTCCGTGCACAAACCGCTGCGAGacctcatcaacaagaCAAACCACGCATGCTATCGGACCGATTCGAGTAAAGTTCGCTATAAAGCAGGCCTCTCCCGCAAGAGTTCGAAGTTAATACCCCATCTACACGACAAATTCAACAAGTAA